From the genome of Primulina eburnea isolate SZY01 chromosome 12, ASM2296580v1, whole genome shotgun sequence, one region includes:
- the LOC140808403 gene encoding probable galacturonosyltransferase-like 1 has protein sequence MKKPKQAISSLFFITNIYLFFAATLATQNHRIPIPQTFREAPKFYNAPHCPYIFDDDTNNDDENNKNICLSSSDQIVHVAMTLDSAYIRGSLAAILSVLQHTSCPQNVFFHFVTAASASPSLLRTTIAGSFPYLNFRIYPFRDSAVAGLISTSIRSALDCPLNYARSYMADLLPPCVHRVVYLDSDLVLVDDIAKLAATPLGGDKVLAAPEYCSANFTSYFTPTFWSNPSLSVTFSDRKACYFNTGVMVIDLNRWRAGDYTRKIEEWMELQKRMRIYELGSLPPFLLVFAGNIAPVDHRWNQHGLGGDNFHGLCRDLHPGPVSLLHWSGKGKPWARLDASRPCPLDALWAPYDLLKPPFSFDS, from the coding sequence ATGAAGAAGCCCAAACAAGCAATCTCATCTCTATTTTTCATTACCAACATTTACCTATTTTTTGCCGCTACTcttgctacacaaaatcataGAATCCCAATCCCACAAACATTTAGAGAAGCCCCAAAATTCTATAATGCCCCGCACTGCCCTTATATTTTTGATGATGATACAAACAACGACGacgaaaacaacaaaaatatctgCTTGTCCTCCTCTGATCAGATTGTCCACGTTGCGATGACACTGGATTCGGCCTACATCCGAGGCTCATTGGCCGCCATCCTCTCCGTCTTGCAACACACGTCATGTCCACAAAACGTCTTCTTTCACTTTGTCACAGCCGCCTCAGCCTCCCCCTCCCTCCTCCGCACCACCATCGCCGGCTCCTTCCCATATCTCAACTTCCGAATCTACCCTTTCCGAGACTCGGCCGTGGCGGGTTTAATCTCCACCTCCATCCGGTCCGCCCTCGACTGCCCACTAAACTACGCCCGTAGCTACATGGCTGACCTCTTACCGCCATGTGTCCACCGAGTCGTGTACCTCGATTCCGACTTGGTCCTTGTCGACGACATTGCGAAGCTGGCTGCCACCCCACTTGGGGGTGACAAAGTCTTGGCGGCCCCGGAGTACTGCAGCGCTAATTTCACCTCGTACTTCACCCCAACATTCTGGTCAAACCCTTCACTTTCAGTAACATTTTCCGACCGGAAAGCCTGCTACTTCAACACCGGAGTGATGGTGATTGACCTGAACCGATGGCGGGCAGGAGATTACACGAGAAAGATTGAAGAATGGATGGAGTTACAGAAGAGAATGAGAATATACGAACTGGGCTCTTTACCACCGTTTTTACTGGTTTTCGCCGGAAATATTGCCCCGGTGGATCACAGATGGAATCAACATGGGCTTGGCGGCGATAACTTTCACGGACTTTGCCGGGATTTACATCCGGGCCCCGTTAGCCTGCTCCATTGGAGTGGAAAAGGGAAGCCATGGGCAAGACTCGACGCTAGCAGGCCGTGTCCATTGGATGCACTTTGGGCACCTTATGATCTGTTAAAACCTCCATTTTCATTTGATTCCTAA